Proteins co-encoded in one Pseudobdellovibrionaceae bacterium genomic window:
- the rpoB gene encoding DNA-directed RNA polymerase subunit beta — protein sequence MAIKPITASNIRLRRTFAKNQVVIEIPNLIQLQKKSYEDFLQKDSDPDRRGSDGLNGVFKSVFPISDFNNTSSLEFVSYTLEPPKYDVDECRQRGMTFASPVKVTLRLIVFDVDEETEARNIRDVKEQEVYLGEIPLMTANGSFIINGTERVVVSQLHRSPGVFFDHDGGKASATGKYIYSARVIPYRGSWLDFEFDQKDLIYCRIDRRRKFPVTILLKALGYGEEELLNYFYDVDKVVYEKGKYYRYINIEKMAGQKALSDITDTKTGEVFVKAGRRITRAVIKKVKEAGLERIEVAPEDLGGKVLAKPLIDMSTGEILADVNSEVSAELLEIASNAGISELSLIFFDGLSVGTYLRNTLLVDKVTSPEEAVMEIYKRLRPGEPPALDAAAHFFERLFFNPETYDLSEVGRLKINHKFNTSFEETPVEHRTLTKNDIMNTVKTLIDLKNGHGVVDDIDHLGNRRVRSVGELLENQYRIGLVRMERAIRERMSLQDIETMMPHDLVNAKPVSAVVKEFFGSSQLSQFMDQTNPLSEITHKRRLSALGPGGLTRDRAGFEVRDVHPTHYGRICPIETPEGPNIGLIASLATYARINKYGFIETPYRDVNDGRISKEIKYTSALEEAGHRIAQVSRDQEGIDEISTEKVNIRRDGEYEIVDKNTVSLMDVSPSQLVSIAASLIPFLEHDDANRALMGSNMQRQAVPLMRSRAPLVGTGVERLVARDSGTSVVALNDGVVEEVDASRIVVRRFAKGGELGANIDIYNLTKYQRTNQNTCFNQKPIVFVGDAVRKGDVIADGPSTELGELALGQNILVAFTPWMGYNFEDSILISERLLHDDVYTSIHIEEFECVARDTKLGREELTRDIANVGEEALKDLDSSGVIRIGAEVGPGDILVGKVTPKGETQLSPEEKLLRAIFGEKAGDVRDTSLRVPSGVTGTVIDAQVYSREPNDKDERLMTILEDKKKKLEKDFAIEQNVIKNSALDKLKAIVVGQKTTGELLNEDGSKKLLEKGEVITDADLESIPFELLSYIPLEAEVEQQTVRIVDSARNQLDAIKMVYEDKKDRLFKGDELPPGVIKMVKVYIAIKRKLQVGDKFAGRHGNKGVISKVVPVEDMPYLADGTPVDMVLNPLGVPSRMNIGQILEIHLGWAARSLGKQIGEVLENFNAEVAREKLQFAYGDSETSEVIKVADEGSLKKMLTAVKDGIHVATPVFDGAREEEVKELLRRAGVPDTGQSILFDGRTGEAFENPVTVGTMYMLKLHHLVEEKIHARSIGPYSLVSQQPLGGKAQFGGQRLGEMEVWAIEAYGAAYALQEFLTVKSDDVAGRTRMYESIVKGEFVLEPGLPESFNVLIKELQSLALNIEMQESGYLSEDSDNAYKPQAELQ from the coding sequence ATGGCAATTAAACCAATAACAGCATCCAATATACGTCTAAGACGTACGTTTGCTAAAAACCAAGTGGTCATTGAGATCCCCAACCTAATTCAACTGCAAAAGAAGTCTTATGAGGACTTTCTACAGAAGGACTCTGATCCAGATCGTAGAGGAAGTGATGGGTTGAATGGTGTTTTTAAGTCTGTATTTCCAATTTCAGACTTCAACAACACGTCGAGCCTTGAGTTCGTGAGTTATACTCTTGAACCACCTAAGTACGATGTAGATGAGTGTCGTCAAAGAGGGATGACTTTTGCGTCCCCAGTGAAAGTCACATTAAGACTGATTGTCTTTGATGTTGATGAAGAGACAGAAGCCAGAAACATCCGTGATGTGAAAGAACAAGAAGTTTACTTGGGTGAAATCCCACTTATGACTGCCAATGGTTCTTTTATCATCAATGGTACAGAAAGAGTGGTTGTGAGTCAGCTGCATAGAAGTCCAGGTGTCTTCTTTGATCACGATGGTGGTAAAGCCAGCGCAACAGGTAAATACATTTACTCTGCGCGCGTGATTCCTTACCGTGGTTCTTGGTTGGATTTTGAGTTTGATCAAAAAGACCTTATTTATTGCAGAATTGACCGTCGCAGAAAATTCCCTGTGACTATTCTTCTTAAAGCCCTTGGTTATGGTGAAGAAGAACTTCTGAACTACTTCTATGATGTTGATAAAGTAGTTTATGAAAAAGGAAAGTACTACCGTTATATCAATATCGAAAAGATGGCAGGTCAAAAGGCCTTGTCTGATATTACTGATACTAAGACAGGCGAAGTTTTTGTAAAAGCAGGTCGTCGTATCACTCGTGCCGTGATCAAAAAAGTAAAAGAAGCAGGACTTGAAAGAATCGAAGTGGCTCCTGAAGATTTAGGTGGAAAAGTTTTAGCTAAACCACTTATTGACATGAGTACTGGAGAAATTCTAGCTGATGTGAACTCTGAAGTTTCAGCCGAGCTTTTAGAAATCGCTTCAAATGCAGGGATCTCTGAATTGTCATTGATCTTTTTTGATGGCTTATCTGTAGGTACTTATTTAAGAAACACTCTACTAGTAGATAAAGTAACCTCTCCTGAAGAAGCTGTGATGGAGATTTACAAAAGACTTCGTCCTGGTGAACCACCAGCACTAGATGCTGCGGCTCACTTTTTTGAGAGATTGTTCTTTAACCCTGAAACTTATGACCTTAGTGAAGTGGGTCGTTTAAAGATCAACCATAAGTTCAACACTTCGTTTGAAGAAACACCTGTTGAACACAGAACATTAACTAAAAACGATATCATGAATACAGTAAAAACACTGATTGATCTTAAAAACGGTCATGGCGTTGTGGATGATATTGACCACTTGGGTAACCGTCGTGTGCGCTCTGTGGGTGAATTGCTAGAAAACCAATACAGAATTGGTTTGGTTAGAATGGAAAGAGCGATTCGTGAGCGTATGAGCTTACAGGATATCGAAACCATGATGCCTCATGATTTAGTGAATGCAAAACCAGTTTCTGCTGTAGTGAAAGAGTTCTTTGGTTCCAGTCAGTTGTCTCAATTTATGGACCAGACAAACCCGCTATCTGAGATCACTCACAAAAGACGACTTTCGGCTCTTGGACCAGGTGGTTTGACTCGTGACCGTGCTGGATTTGAAGTTCGTGACGTGCATCCGACTCACTATGGTCGTATTTGTCCGATTGAAACTCCAGAAGGTCCAAACATTGGTTTGATTGCTTCACTTGCGACTTATGCCCGTATTAACAAATATGGTTTTATTGAAACTCCTTACAGAGATGTAAATGACGGTAGAATTTCTAAAGAGATCAAATACACTTCTGCACTAGAAGAAGCTGGACATCGTATTGCTCAAGTTTCTCGTGACCAAGAAGGTATTGATGAAATTTCGACTGAAAAAGTAAATATTCGTCGTGATGGGGAATACGAAATCGTAGACAAAAACACAGTCAGTTTAATGGACGTTTCGCCAAGTCAGTTGGTGTCTATTGCAGCCTCCTTGATTCCATTCCTAGAGCATGACGATGCGAACAGAGCCTTGATGGGATCAAACATGCAACGTCAAGCTGTGCCTTTAATGCGCTCTCGTGCTCCTCTTGTAGGAACTGGTGTTGAGCGTTTAGTGGCTCGTGACTCTGGAACCAGTGTTGTGGCTCTTAACGATGGCGTTGTGGAAGAAGTGGATGCGTCTCGTATCGTGGTTCGTCGTTTTGCAAAAGGTGGCGAGTTAGGTGCAAACATTGATATTTACAATTTAACAAAATACCAAAGAACAAACCAAAACACATGTTTTAACCAAAAGCCTATCGTTTTTGTAGGTGATGCGGTTAGAAAAGGGGACGTGATTGCTGACGGTCCATCTACAGAGTTAGGTGAACTGGCTTTAGGACAAAATATCCTAGTCGCTTTCACGCCTTGGATGGGTTACAACTTTGAGGACTCTATTTTAATTTCTGAAAGACTTCTTCATGATGATGTTTATACATCTATCCACATTGAAGAGTTTGAGTGTGTGGCCAGAGACACGAAACTGGGCCGCGAAGAACTGACTCGTGATATCGCTAACGTGGGTGAAGAAGCTCTAAAAGATCTAGACAGCAGTGGTGTGATTCGCATCGGTGCTGAAGTAGGTCCTGGTGATATCTTAGTGGGTAAAGTGACTCCAAAAGGTGAAACTCAACTTTCTCCTGAAGAAAAACTTTTAAGAGCCATCTTCGGTGAAAAAGCAGGAGATGTGCGTGATACGTCTTTGCGTGTCCCTTCTGGTGTAACAGGCACAGTGATTGATGCCCAAGTTTACTCACGTGAGCCGAATGATAAAGACGAAAGATTGATGACTATTCTTGAGGACAAGAAAAAGAAACTTGAGAAAGACTTTGCGATTGAGCAAAACGTCATCAAAAACTCGGCTTTAGATAAGCTTAAAGCCATTGTTGTCGGTCAAAAGACAACTGGTGAACTATTAAACGAAGACGGTTCTAAAAAATTATTAGAAAAAGGCGAAGTGATCACAGATGCGGACTTAGAAAGTATCCCATTTGAATTATTAAGCTATATCCCTCTTGAAGCCGAGGTTGAGCAACAGACTGTACGCATTGTAGATTCTGCCAGAAACCAACTTGATGCGATCAAGATGGTTTATGAAGATAAAAAAGATCGTCTATTTAAAGGTGACGAGCTTCCTCCTGGTGTGATCAAGATGGTTAAAGTTTACATTGCGATTAAACGTAAACTGCAAGTCGGAGACAAGTTCGCTGGACGTCACGGTAACAAAGGTGTGATCTCTAAAGTTGTGCCAGTAGAAGATATGCCATACCTAGCTGATGGAACTCCTGTTGACATGGTTTTAAACCCACTGGGTGTACCATCTCGTATGAACATCGGTCAGATTCTAGAGATTCATTTAGGTTGGGCTGCAAGATCCTTAGGTAAACAGATCGGTGAAGTTCTTGAGAACTTCAATGCAGAAGTGGCTCGTGAAAAGTTACAATTTGCTTACGGTGATTCAGAAACTTCTGAAGTGATCAAAGTTGCTGATGAAGGCTCATTAAAGAAAATGTTGACGGCTGTAAAAGACGGTATCCATGTGGCGACTCCAGTGTTTGACGGTGCTCGTGAAGAAGAAGTCAAAGAACTTCTAAGAAGAGCGGGTGTTCCAGATACAGGTCAGTCTATTCTGTTCGATGGTAGAACAGGTGAAGCATTTGAAAACCCTGTTACAGTGGGTACGATGTACATGCTTAAACTTCACCATTTAGTGGAAGAAAAGATTCATGCTCGTTCGATTGGTCCTTATTCACTAGTTTCACAACAGCCGTTGGGTGGTAAAGCTCAGTTCGGTGGTCAAAGACTAGGGGAGATGGAAGTTTGGGCCATCGAAGCTTATGGTGCTGCGTATGCACTGCAAGAGTTCTTAACTGTGAAGTCCGATGACGTTGCAGGTAGAACTCGTATGTACGAAAGCATTGTTAAAGGTGAGTTTGTTCTAGAACCAGGCTTACCAGAATCGTTTAACGTTCTTATTAAAGAACTACAAAGTTTGGCTTTAAACATTGAAATGCAAGAGTCAGGCTACTTAAGCGAAGACAGCGATAATGCTTATAAACCGCAAGCGGAATTACAATAA
- the rplL gene encoding 50S ribosomal protein L7/L12, giving the protein MAMNKEEVVEFLSNLPVIELAELISTLEEKWGVSAAAPVAVAAVGGAPAAAAEEKTEFDVILADAGANKINVIKEVRAITGLGLKEAKDLVEGAPKPVKEGVTKDEAAKVKEALEKAGAKVELK; this is encoded by the coding sequence ATGGCAATGAATAAAGAAGAAGTAGTAGAGTTTTTATCTAACCTTCCTGTAATCGAACTAGCTGAGTTGATTTCAACTCTTGAAGAAAAATGGGGCGTAAGTGCTGCTGCTCCTGTAGCTGTAGCTGCAGTTGGCGGAGCTCCTGCGGCTGCTGCTGAAGAGAAAACTGAATTTGACGTGATCCTAGCTGATGCTGGTGCGAACAAAATTAACGTGATTAAAGAAGTTCGTGCTATCACTGGTTTAGGCTTAAAAGAAGCTAAAGACCTAGTTGAAGGTGCGCCAAAACCAGTTAAAGAAGGCGTAACTAAAGATGAAGCTGCTAAAGTTAAAGAAGCATTAGAAAAAGCTGGTGCTAAAGTAGAACTTAAGTAA
- the rplJ gene encoding 50S ribosomal protein L10, translating into MLNKEQKADLIKGISDSFGKAKASFLVDYKGMDVEQVTTLRKKLSTVGAELKVVRNTLAKRALSDYPAEKEALDDKLVGTNAFVFAYEEASGAAKTISACIEEFENFKFKSGVMSGSVLDQNKMKFLATLPGKDELRAKLLGTLQAPASKFVRVLNAVPGGLVNVLNAYKNQKEG; encoded by the coding sequence TTGTTAAACAAAGAGCAGAAAGCAGATTTAATAAAAGGCATCTCTGATAGCTTTGGAAAAGCAAAAGCATCTTTCCTTGTAGATTACAAAGGAATGGATGTGGAGCAAGTCACTACACTTAGAAAAAAACTAAGTACTGTGGGTGCTGAGCTTAAAGTGGTAAGAAACACTTTAGCTAAACGCGCACTGAGTGATTATCCTGCTGAAAAAGAAGCATTAGATGACAAGCTTGTAGGTACAAATGCGTTTGTGTTTGCTTATGAGGAAGCCAGTGGCGCTGCGAAAACGATCTCTGCGTGCATCGAAGAATTTGAGAATTTCAAATTCAAGTCTGGTGTCATGTCAGGATCTGTTCTTGACCAGAATAAGATGAAGTTCTTAGCAACTTTGCCTGGAAAAGACGAACTTCGCGCAAAACTACTTGGCACTTTACAAGCGCCTGCATCCAAGTTCGTGCGTGTGCTTAACGCAGTTCCTGGCGGCTTAGTGAATGTATTAAATGCTTACAAAAATCAAAAAGAAGGCTAA
- the rplA gene encoding 50S ribosomal protein L1, giving the protein MAKLGKRLKSSFAKVDRTKKYTSDEAVALAVDTATAKFDESIEVAVRLGVDPKQSDQQVRGAVALPHGLGKTVRVIVFAKGPKEEEAKAAGADFVGADDLVEKIQGGWLDFDKALATPDMMATVAKVAKVLGPRGLMPNPKVGTVTMNVGAAVESEKKGKLDFRVDKAGTVHASIGRKSMGKDKLLDNFKSLIGALQKAKPSSSKGVYFKGISVASTMGPGVKVDTVEYLK; this is encoded by the coding sequence ATGGCAAAATTAGGTAAAAGACTAAAAAGTTCATTTGCAAAAGTTGATAGAACAAAAAAATACACTTCTGATGAAGCTGTGGCTTTAGCTGTAGACACAGCCACTGCAAAATTTGATGAGTCTATTGAAGTTGCAGTTCGTTTGGGTGTAGATCCAAAACAATCTGACCAACAGGTTCGTGGTGCTGTTGCTCTTCCTCATGGTCTTGGCAAAACAGTTCGCGTGATTGTGTTTGCTAAAGGTCCAAAAGAAGAAGAAGCCAAAGCTGCTGGAGCAGACTTTGTTGGCGCTGACGACCTAGTAGAAAAAATCCAAGGTGGTTGGTTAGACTTCGATAAAGCTCTTGCGACTCCTGATATGATGGCGACTGTAGCGAAAGTGGCAAAGGTTTTAGGTCCTCGTGGTTTAATGCCTAACCCTAAAGTAGGAACAGTCACTATGAACGTAGGTGCTGCGGTTGAGTCTGAAAAGAAGGGTAAACTGGATTTCAGAGTGGACAAAGCAGGAACAGTTCATGCGTCTATCGGTCGTAAATCCATGGGCAAAGATAAATTACTTGATAACTTTAAGTCCTTAATTGGTGCTTTACAAAAAGCTAAACCGTCTTCTAGTAAAGGCGTTTACTTTAAAGGTATTAGTGTCGCATCAACTATGGGTCCTGGAGTAAAAGTAGATACGGTTGAGTATTTAAAATAA
- the rplK gene encoding 50S ribosomal protein L11 — translation MAKKVAGMIKLQIPAGKANPSPPVGPALGQQGVNIMDFCKQFNAKTQQMGDTIIPVVITVYSDRSFTFITKSPPVSVLLKQAAKLKSGSKTPQSDKVGKVTMAQVTEIAKTKLPDLNGISLESAISQVKGTANSMGVEVVE, via the coding sequence ATGGCAAAAAAAGTAGCTGGAATGATCAAGTTACAGATACCGGCAGGTAAGGCGAATCCTTCGCCACCCGTGGGACCGGCGCTCGGGCAACAAGGTGTAAACATTATGGATTTTTGCAAACAGTTCAATGCAAAAACCCAACAAATGGGAGACACCATTATACCAGTAGTTATTACTGTGTATTCAGATCGCTCGTTCACCTTCATCACAAAGTCACCGCCTGTGTCTGTGTTATTAAAACAAGCCGCAAAATTGAAGAGTGGGTCTAAGACTCCACAAAGCGATAAAGTTGGCAAAGTAACTATGGCCCAAGTGACAGAGATCGCGAAGACTAAACTTCCTGATCTAAATGGAATCTCTTTGGAGTCCGCGATTTCGCAAGTCAAAGGTACTGCGAATAGCATGGGCGTAGAAGTGGTTGAGTAA
- the nusG gene encoding transcription termination/antitermination protein NusG codes for MEKKWYIVNVQTSCEGIAKTAIEERVRSYKMEDAFGEILIPTENVVELVKGEKKTRAKKFFPGYIFVQMVMSDETWHVVRGASKVTGFVGSSSNKMKPPEVPEEQVRRVTQQMEEGAVKSKPKANFAVGETVTVVDGPFNNFNGTVEEINEEKGKVKVSVSIFGRPTPVELDFIQVEKN; via the coding sequence ATGGAAAAAAAATGGTATATTGTAAACGTTCAGACAAGTTGTGAGGGCATTGCCAAAACAGCTATTGAAGAGCGTGTGCGTTCTTATAAAATGGAAGACGCCTTTGGTGAGATTCTTATTCCTACAGAAAATGTTGTAGAACTAGTTAAGGGCGAGAAAAAGACGAGAGCTAAAAAGTTTTTCCCTGGATATATCTTTGTTCAAATGGTGATGAGTGATGAAACATGGCACGTTGTGCGTGGAGCTTCCAAGGTCACAGGTTTTGTGGGCAGCTCTAGCAATAAAATGAAGCCACCTGAAGTGCCTGAAGAGCAAGTTCGTCGTGTGACACAGCAAATGGAAGAAGGGGCGGTGAAGTCCAAGCCCAAGGCCAACTTTGCTGTGGGTGAGACGGTCACTGTGGTCGATGGGCCATTTAATAACTTCAATGGAACGGTAGAAGAGATCAACGAAGAGAAGGGTAAAGTGAAAGTGTCAGTGAGTATCTTTGGCCGTCCTACACCTGTTGAGCTTGATTTTATCCAAGTCGAAAAGAACTAG
- the secE gene encoding preprotein translocase subunit SecE → MDKGTINKTVTFSFVAAAFLIWWVSGVLLETAAGAFPWLAQLKAYRIAGVEILQTILPMALGVLTFILLQFNAKRRAFGQEVVVETSKVVWPSAKDVQGSTIVVVIMILISSVVLFTLDWASNEVIRTILGL, encoded by the coding sequence ATGGATAAAGGAACAATAAATAAAACGGTAACATTTAGTTTTGTTGCTGCTGCATTTTTGATTTGGTGGGTTTCTGGGGTTCTATTAGAGACGGCAGCAGGTGCTTTTCCTTGGCTAGCTCAGTTGAAGGCTTACAGAATTGCAGGTGTGGAAATTCTTCAAACCATCCTACCGATGGCGTTAGGTGTTTTGACTTTTATATTGCTACAATTTAATGCAAAAAGAAGAGCTTTTGGACAGGAAGTGGTGGTTGAGACCTCAAAAGTGGTTTGGCCCTCAGCAAAAGATGTACAGGGTTCCACCATTGTGGTGGTCATTATGATCCTAATTTCAAGTGTAGTGCTTTTTACCTTGGATTGGGCATCAAACGAAGTGATTCGTACGATTTTAGGCTTATAA
- the tuf gene encoding elongation factor Tu codes for MSKEKFNRNKDHVNIGTIGHVDHGKTTLTAAITTTLAKASGGVAMAYDQIDKAPEEKARGITISTSHVEYETANRHYAHVDCPGHADYVKNMITGAAQMDGAILVVNAADGPMPQTREHILLARQVGVPAMVVFMNKVDQVDDAELLDLVELEIRELLSKYEFPGDEIPIVRGSALKALEGDESEIGTQAIMKLMEEVDRYIPAPQRDVDKPFLMPIEDVFSISGRGTVVTGRVERGIVKVGDEIEIIGLRPTTKTTVTGIEMFRKLLDQGQAGDNCGCLLRGTKKEDVERGQVLAVPGSIKPHKKFKCEAYILTKEEGGRHTPFFNGYRPQFYFRTTDVTGVVTLNAGTEMVMPGDRVEMTAELIGPIAMEKELRFAIREGGRTVGAGVVTEIVE; via the coding sequence ATGTCTAAAGAGAAATTTAATCGTAACAAAGACCACGTTAATATCGGTACAATCGGTCACGTGGATCATGGTAAAACAACTTTAACTGCAGCGATCACAACGACTTTAGCTAAAGCTAGTGGTGGTGTTGCAATGGCTTACGATCAAATCGATAAAGCCCCTGAAGAGAAAGCGCGTGGAATCACTATTTCTACTTCACACGTTGAGTATGAAACAGCTAACCGTCACTATGCACACGTGGACTGCCCAGGACATGCTGACTATGTAAAAAACATGATCACAGGTGCGGCACAAATGGACGGAGCGATTTTAGTAGTGAACGCTGCTGACGGTCCTATGCCACAAACTCGTGAACACATTCTTCTTGCTCGTCAAGTAGGTGTTCCTGCGATGGTTGTATTCATGAACAAAGTAGACCAAGTTGATGACGCTGAGTTGTTAGACCTAGTTGAACTTGAGATTCGTGAACTACTTTCTAAATACGAATTCCCTGGCGACGAAATTCCAATCGTAAGAGGATCTGCTCTTAAAGCTCTTGAAGGTGATGAGTCTGAAATCGGAACTCAAGCTATCATGAAGCTTATGGAAGAAGTTGACCGTTATATTCCAGCTCCACAACGTGATGTTGATAAGCCATTCTTGATGCCTATCGAGGACGTATTCTCAATCTCTGGTCGTGGTACTGTTGTAACTGGTAGAGTTGAGCGTGGTATCGTAAAAGTGGGTGATGAAATCGAAATCATCGGTTTAAGACCTACTACAAAAACTACTGTTACTGGTATTGAAATGTTCCGTAAACTTCTTGATCAAGGTCAAGCGGGTGACAACTGTGGTTGTTTACTACGTGGTACTAAGAAAGAAGACGTTGAAAGAGGACAAGTTTTGGCTGTTCCAGGTTCTATTAAGCCTCACAAAAAATTCAAATGTGAAGCTTATATCTTAACTAAAGAAGAAGGCGGACGTCATACTCCATTCTTCAACGGTTACAGACCACAATTCTACTTCAGAACTACAGACGTTACAGGTGTTGTAACTCTTAATGCTGGTACTGAAATGGTTATGCCTGGTGACCGCGTTGAAATGACTGCTGAGCTTATCGGACCTATCGCAATGGAAAAAGAATTACGTTTTGCGATTCGTGAAGGTGGCCGTACAGTGGGTGCGGGTGTTGTCACTGAAATCGTAGAGTAA
- the rlmB gene encoding 23S rRNA (guanosine(2251)-2'-O)-methyltransferase RlmB, whose protein sequence is MSQKGESSRIVIGLHSCQEVVRVRPKAILNFYIDESKEKELRELPWIQTLSQKVKPEKRKRNFFQELGSGHQGVALVVKASEPVLSEKVFAQSRSTLLALDEVEDPTNLGNILRTSWLLNVDGILIPQDRSVKLTPMVCKIASGGAEHVPVDVVHPLDQKLSELKENGYWVYGLDAAASESIYDVDFPEKVIIVAGNEGKGLRKSTLKACDVLIKIPQVNDHASLNVSTSVAITLSHVQRSFFLVDEGKQKK, encoded by the coding sequence ATGAGTCAAAAAGGGGAGTCGTCTCGTATAGTGATTGGTCTGCACTCTTGCCAAGAGGTGGTCAGAGTGCGCCCCAAAGCCATCTTGAATTTTTATATTGATGAGTCCAAAGAAAAAGAATTGAGGGAATTACCTTGGATTCAAACCCTCTCGCAAAAAGTAAAACCTGAAAAACGGAAGAGAAATTTTTTTCAAGAGTTAGGATCTGGTCATCAGGGTGTAGCTCTTGTGGTGAAAGCCTCAGAGCCCGTTCTGTCGGAAAAGGTCTTTGCCCAAAGTCGCTCCACACTTTTAGCCTTAGATGAGGTCGAGGACCCTACAAATTTAGGTAATATTTTGCGAACATCTTGGTTACTCAACGTCGATGGAATTTTGATCCCACAAGATCGAAGCGTAAAGTTGACTCCTATGGTGTGTAAGATTGCCTCAGGAGGGGCCGAGCACGTTCCCGTAGATGTGGTTCACCCTTTAGATCAAAAGTTATCGGAGCTAAAAGAAAATGGATATTGGGTTTATGGATTAGATGCTGCGGCTTCTGAATCTATTTACGACGTCGATTTTCCTGAAAAAGTCATCATTGTTGCTGGAAATGAAGGCAAAGGTTTGCGAAAGTCTACTCTGAAAGCCTGTGATGTGCTTATAAAAATACCACAAGTGAATGATCATGCGAGTTTGAATGTCTCGACTTCGGTTGCAATTACGCTGTCCCACGTCCAGAGATCTTTTTTTCTAGTTGACGAAGGAAAGCAAAAAAAATAA
- a CDS encoding isopenicillin N synthase family oxygenase encodes MQTEVSKSKSIGASAKADVLELSLKDYISGDSTTKQKFIEDLFYGLKDSGFIILKDHPIEVSLLDKAYDLSQKFFDLDETTKKQYVYGGGGGVRGYTPFGTEHAKDSPAPDLKEFWHVGRPLKMEHPLSATYPANIWPQEVSEFEAVFTEFYDKLDDVGRIMLEALTGPLGLDTDYFAKLTQDGNSILRLLHYPPIAEGTDPNCVRAAAHEDINLITILVSASTSGLELLDRQGRWLAVETDRNNLIVDAGDMLARITNDVIPSTTHRVVNPKDGQNVSRYSMPYFMHPHPEAVLSCIDSCKGETGPKYPDILSEEFLMQRLREIGLIK; translated from the coding sequence ATGCAAACCGAAGTATCAAAGTCAAAGTCGATAGGTGCGAGTGCTAAAGCCGATGTTCTGGAGTTGAGCCTAAAAGATTATATTTCTGGGGACAGCACCACAAAACAAAAGTTCATCGAAGATTTATTTTACGGTTTAAAAGACAGCGGATTTATCATTTTAAAAGATCATCCTATTGAAGTGTCATTACTCGACAAGGCCTATGATCTAAGCCAAAAGTTTTTTGACTTAGATGAGACCACAAAAAAACAATACGTTTATGGTGGCGGCGGTGGAGTGCGTGGTTACACTCCTTTTGGAACCGAACACGCTAAAGACAGCCCTGCTCCTGATCTGAAAGAGTTTTGGCATGTAGGGCGTCCTTTAAAAATGGAACATCCTTTATCCGCAACTTATCCTGCCAACATTTGGCCTCAAGAGGTGTCAGAGTTTGAAGCGGTATTTACAGAGTTTTACGACAAGTTAGATGATGTAGGACGTATCATGCTTGAGGCTCTTACGGGACCGCTTGGGCTGGACACGGATTATTTTGCCAAGCTCACTCAAGATGGAAATTCTATTTTAAGATTACTGCACTATCCGCCTATTGCAGAAGGTACAGATCCAAATTGTGTGAGAGCAGCAGCGCATGAAGACATTAACCTGATTACAATTTTAGTCAGTGCCTCCACTTCGGGGCTTGAGCTTTTAGATCGTCAAGGTAGATGGCTAGCTGTAGAAACGGATCGTAACAATCTGATCGTAGATGCGGGAGACATGCTTGCAAGAATCACTAATGATGTGATTCCGTCTACCACCCACAGAGTGGTCAATCCTAAAGATGGACAGAACGTAAGTCGTTATTCGATGCCATATTTTATGCACCCTCATCCAGAGGCTGTGTTAAGCTGTATTGACAGCTGCAAAGGCGAGACAGGGCCTAAGTACCCTGACATTTTATCAGAAGAATTTTTAATGCAAAGATTAAGGGAGATCGGTTTAATCAAATGA